The Candidatus Bipolaricaulota bacterium genome segment GTCCACGTTGATCGCGTAAAGATCCAGAACTTCATGATTTCGGCTGTGTTGGCCGCCTTGTCTGGCTGTATCGTCCTCACTCGGTTTAAGATCGCAAACGCGGCGTTTGGAGTCGGGATGGAGCTGGAAGCGATAGCTGCCGCTGTTATCGGTGGGACGTTTCTCACCGGCGGGTACGGAACGATTATCGGCGCATTCTTCGGTGCACTCATTATGGGGATGATGCGGACCGGGCTTATCATGTCTGGAGCCCCGGCCTATTGGTACCAAGCGTTTGTCGGAGCGATCCTGGTCATTGCGGCGACCATCAATCTCAAACTGCATCGGATCGAAATGTAGGGAGGGGACATGCCAGAACAACCTATAGTGAAGATGGTGAATATCAGCAAGAGATTCGGGGCGGTTCAGGCCCTGGACCGGGTCAGCTTAGATGTTAACGAAGGAGAAGTCCTCGGGCTCTTGGGGGATAACGGGGCGGGTAAGTCCACGCTAATCAAGATCCTCGCCGGCATATTTCCGCCGACCGAGGGCGAGATCTACTTTGAAGGAAAGCCAGTCCGGCTTTCCTCGCCTAAGGAAGCGAGGGAACTGGGGATAGAGACCGTGCATCAGAAGCTCTCGTTAGTGGACATCATGACCATCTCCCGCAACTTCTTCCTCGGACGGGAACCGGTGAAGAAGATCGGACCTTTTTCGTTCCTCGATAAGCGCAAGATGGATGAGGAATGTCGCAAGGTGGTCACTCAAGTGGGGGTGCGGGTGCGGGATCCGAACGAATACGTGTCAATCCTCTCTGGCGGGGAAAGGCAAGCGATCTCGATCGGGAGGGCGATGTACTTTGGCGCGCGGATCCTCATTCTCGATGAGCCGATGACTGCTTTATCCGTGCGCGAACAGCGCACCGTCATCGAAGAGGTAAAAAACGCCAAGGCCGCTGGAGCCGCAATCATCTTTATCACCCACAACGTTTACCACGTCTATCCCGTCGCTGACCGGTTTGTAATCTTGGACAAAGGGAAAAAGATCGGCGAAGTGACGAAAGCGGAAGTGACCGCCGAGGAGCTGACGGAGATCGTGGCCGCCGGAAGCATGACGGGGAAACCAGAAGTATAGGTAGCTGAAGGGGGGTATTCACGTGAAAACGAAGATCGCGGCGATCTTCCTGGGAAAGCCAGAGAACGCGGCCGGTTGGCCGTACGCTCGTTTTGACTGTGCCGCCCGGGCAGAGGGCCTTCTCCGGCCGGTGAAGGCCGCCTTGCCAGAGATCGAATTCCGGGAGTTTGTTATTGATACATCGGAGAAGGCAGAAGCGGCTCACGCAGCCATCGTTCAAGAAGATCTGGATGGAATACTGATTTGGCCACTCGTCTCGTACCATCACTCCTTCTCGATGGAGCCGTTTGTAACTTCTGGCCGCCCCACCATCCTCGCAAATGACCTCTACGGCGGTGATCTCCTCTTCCTCGAGGGGTGGGATACGGCAAAGAGGGCGAACTCGCCCGTCATCCCTGTATCATCCTCGCGTGTAGATGATCTCATCAGGGCCGTGAGGCTGATCGAGGTGATCCGCTCCTTTAAGGGAGCGAAGGTTCTGGTGGTTCAGGAATCGAACCAGGCGGACGATCAGTCCCACTTCTGGCGAAGATCCTACGAGGACTATCTCACTGCAGCGAGGGAACGCCTGGGAATCGAGGTAGCTGCCGTCTCTCCGCAGGAACTCCTGGATCGCTACCGCATTGCTGATCCGAATCGTGCAGAAGAGATCGCGGCCAGCTGGGTGAAAAGTTCTCACGGCATTGGGGAAACGGACCGAACGGAGATTACGAACGCGGCCCGGCTCTACCTCGCTATGTCCGAGCTTCTGACCGAAGAAAAGGCGGATGGGATAACCATTGACTGTCTCGCTCTCTTTTATACCGGCACACTTCCCGCTTATCCCTGTCTTGGGTTCTTTCAACTGAACGACGAAGGGAGCCTCGGGGTGTGCGAAGCAGACCTAGAGGCCGCTATCACCCAACTCATCGGGCAGCGATTGACAGGACGCCCCGGGTTCATATCCGATCCGGT includes the following:
- a CDS encoding sugar ABC transporter ATP-binding protein; translation: MPEQPIVKMVNISKRFGAVQALDRVSLDVNEGEVLGLLGDNGAGKSTLIKILAGIFPPTEGEIYFEGKPVRLSSPKEARELGIETVHQKLSLVDIMTISRNFFLGREPVKKIGPFSFLDKRKMDEECRKVVTQVGVRVRDPNEYVSILSGGERQAISIGRAMYFGARILILDEPMTALSVREQRTVIEEVKNAKAAGAAIIFITHNVYHVYPVADRFVILDKGKKIGEVTKAEVTAEELTEIVAAGSMTGKPEV